A single Bacillus sp. HMF5848 DNA region contains:
- a CDS encoding response regulator, with translation MVKILIVDDEQMERDGLQMVIEKHFSHIVIQQAKNGTQAVEVAKEFQPDLVFMDIQMPGQTGLEAIEQINADNPQIKYILVSAYATFDYARTAMKLGVVDYLVKPSRISEIIKTVEKVLLQIEEDRKTLEVNKQQQHTLRKAKSLFETDVVTQLLFDHVHEVHLDELVELIDMQATKEKFVMSLLLPLGSEANYSTIKEKMRQTGSGWVGALYGRQLPIIVFRKQDQSYRSQATMLARDLLTLAKADDNKEWFIGIGNVYSSLDEIKQSYQESLIATRDTTLPVKYRFYADLPALVSGFDEETSKQREQQFFDHIRNGEWDDIYDSFTEVIDRLEKEGINLLQVQQRVMELLWISYRVLSEMGVEPDAPFYSFQATDLRQLRAETNHLLERMKQSYEEYNAELEDDTIQQIRQYIIDHAHEDISLEALGRKVGLSPIYISKIFKEQLGVNYIHFLTECRIEKAKKLMRDPSKSLKEITFEVGYHDPNYFSKVFKKMCHASPTEYRKKLLVSKSD, from the coding sequence ATGGTGAAAATACTAATCGTGGATGATGAGCAAATGGAGCGAGATGGCCTGCAAATGGTTATAGAGAAACACTTTTCGCATATCGTCATCCAACAAGCCAAAAATGGAACGCAAGCCGTCGAAGTAGCGAAAGAATTTCAACCTGATTTAGTGTTTATGGACATCCAAATGCCTGGTCAAACAGGTCTTGAAGCAATAGAACAAATCAACGCCGACAATCCTCAAATTAAATATATTTTGGTTTCAGCATACGCTACTTTCGATTATGCACGGACAGCTATGAAGCTTGGTGTCGTAGATTATTTAGTTAAACCTAGTAGAATATCAGAAATCATCAAAACAGTTGAAAAGGTGCTACTTCAGATTGAAGAGGATCGAAAAACACTTGAGGTAAACAAGCAGCAGCAACACACGTTGCGAAAAGCAAAATCATTGTTTGAAACAGATGTTGTGACACAGCTGTTGTTTGACCATGTTCACGAGGTTCACTTAGATGAGTTAGTTGAGCTTATAGATATGCAAGCAACGAAGGAAAAGTTTGTTATGAGTCTGTTGTTACCGTTAGGGTCTGAAGCTAACTATTCTACCATTAAAGAAAAAATGAGACAGACGGGAAGTGGATGGGTTGGTGCTTTATACGGACGGCAGCTTCCGATTATTGTTTTCCGAAAGCAAGACCAGTCGTATCGAAGTCAGGCTACAATGCTCGCAAGAGATCTATTAACATTAGCAAAAGCAGATGACAACAAGGAATGGTTTATTGGTATTGGGAATGTATATAGTTCTTTAGATGAAATCAAACAGTCCTATCAAGAGTCACTCATTGCTACAAGAGATACAACGCTTCCTGTGAAATATAGGTTTTATGCAGATTTACCTGCGCTTGTATCAGGCTTTGATGAGGAAACGTCCAAGCAACGTGAACAGCAATTTTTTGATCACATTCGTAATGGTGAGTGGGATGATATTTACGACAGCTTTACGGAAGTCATAGATCGCCTTGAAAAAGAGGGAATCAATCTCCTGCAGGTTCAGCAACGTGTCATGGAGCTTCTTTGGATTTCCTATCGTGTACTGAGCGAAATGGGGGTAGAGCCCGATGCGCCGTTTTATTCTTTTCAAGCTACTGACCTACGGCAATTACGTGCCGAAACAAATCATTTGCTAGAAAGAATGAAACAGTCATATGAGGAGTATAATGCTGAGCTAGAAGACGATACGATTCAACAAATTAGACAGTATATCATTGATCATGCTCATGAGGATATATCTTTAGAGGCACTTGGCCGCAAAGTGGGCTTAAGTCCTATTTATATTAGTAAGATTTTCAAAGAACAGCTTGGCGTTAATTACATCCACTTTTTAACGGAGTGTCGTATTGAGAAAGCCAAGAAACTGATGCGGGACCCGTCAAAAAGCTTGAAAGAAATTACGTTTGAGGTTGGGTACCATGATCCGAACTATTTCAGTAAAGTGTTTAAAAAAATGTGTCACGCCTCGCCAACAGAGTATCGGAAAAAGCTACTTGTTTCAAAGTCTGATTGA
- the glgP gene encoding alpha-glucan family phosphorylase: MKKYPNVAYFCMEYGLDASMKTYAGGLGILAGDYLKGAKDHEFPIIGLGIKWKQGYTHQKIGEDGRPYDAYHNYEYEYLEDTGISVTVKIRQRDVVCKVWKVDKFGNAPLYLLDTDIPENEDAWITGQLYGWFGEERIAQEMVLGIGGVRALRALGIEIDVYHFNEGHALFAGFELMKEKMDEGLTFEEALSAARNATVFTTHTPIIQGNESHYLDRLMYMGANNGLTLEQLVAIGGSPFNMTVGALRLSRKSNAVAELHSVTANKMWEHIEGRSEIVPITNCIHKPTWVDETMIEIAENGGDLWEAHMKNKRKLIEFIEERNGVTLKEDNMIIGFSRRAAPYKRGDFIFTDESIIAPLLESGKVQIVFSGKAHPLDDTGKEIVSSLVRMSKRYPNAVVFLENYDMTIGAALTRGSDVWLNNPRRPKEASGTSGMKAAMNGVLNFSTLDGWWPEACDHGINGWQFGDGFESEDEAVLDAHDLKALYDVLQNEVLPTYYENRDKWVDMMQASILSTKDRFAVKRMLEDYYNKLYIK, from the coding sequence ATGAAAAAGTATCCAAATGTTGCTTATTTTTGTATGGAGTATGGTTTAGATGCAAGCATGAAGACTTACGCAGGTGGGCTTGGAATTCTAGCAGGTGATTACTTAAAAGGCGCAAAAGACCACGAATTCCCAATAATAGGACTAGGTATTAAATGGAAACAAGGTTACACACATCAAAAAATTGGTGAAGATGGACGTCCGTACGATGCTTATCACAACTATGAGTATGAATACTTAGAAGATACAGGTATCAGTGTTACAGTCAAAATTAGACAAAGAGATGTTGTTTGTAAGGTTTGGAAAGTAGATAAGTTTGGGAATGCACCATTGTATTTACTAGATACAGATATTCCTGAAAATGAAGATGCTTGGATTACAGGTCAATTATATGGCTGGTTTGGTGAAGAAAGAATTGCGCAGGAGATGGTTCTCGGAATCGGTGGAGTTCGAGCACTGAGAGCGTTAGGGATTGAAATTGATGTATACCACTTTAACGAAGGTCATGCTTTATTTGCAGGATTTGAGTTAATGAAAGAAAAGATGGATGAAGGATTAACGTTTGAAGAAGCATTAAGTGCTGCTCGTAATGCAACCGTTTTCACAACTCACACCCCTATTATTCAAGGAAATGAATCTCATTACCTTGATCGACTAATGTATATGGGTGCAAACAACGGTTTGACCTTAGAGCAATTAGTAGCAATTGGTGGATCACCGTTTAATATGACGGTTGGTGCCCTTCGCCTATCTCGTAAATCAAATGCTGTAGCGGAGTTACATAGTGTCACAGCTAACAAAATGTGGGAACATATTGAAGGCCGTTCAGAGATTGTTCCGATTACAAACTGTATTCATAAGCCTACATGGGTAGACGAAACAATGATCGAAATAGCAGAAAATGGTGGAGATCTTTGGGAAGCCCACATGAAAAACAAACGTAAACTTATTGAGTTTATTGAAGAGCGAAATGGCGTCACACTTAAAGAAGACAATATGATTATCGGGTTCTCTAGACGTGCAGCACCATACAAGCGTGGTGATTTTATTTTCACAGATGAGTCAATTATTGCTCCTTTATTAGAGTCTGGAAAAGTTCAGATTGTATTCTCTGGGAAAGCTCATCCACTTGATGATACAGGTAAGGAAATCGTTAGTTCACTCGTAAGAATGTCGAAACGCTATCCAAACGCTGTTGTATTCCTAGAAAACTACGATATGACGATTGGTGCGGCATTAACAAGAGGTTCTGACGTATGGCTAAATAACCCACGTAGACCTAAAGAAGCAAGTGGTACGTCTGGTATGAAAGCGGCGATGAATGGAGTACTAAACTTTAGTACACTTGATGGCTGGTGGCCGGAAGCTTGCGATCATGGGATAAACGGATGGCAGTTCGGAGATGGCTTTGAGTCAGAAGATGAAGCAGTTCTAGATGCCCACGACTTAAAAGCACTTTACGACGTATTACAAAATGAAGTTCTTCCAACATACTATGAAAACCGCGATAAGTGGGTAGACATGATGCAGGCAAGTATACTAAGCACAAAAGATAGATTTGCTGTAAAACGTATGCTAGAAGACTACTATAATAAATTATATATAAAGTAA
- a CDS encoding YdhK family protein, whose product MFIKNSCVIQEFFSVYQEILSGFQEILYVFQEILHVYQESCVIQEFFSVYYTSSHDGERVENHKWIVHEELDNIGEGVLKPGTEVTTSAEHMIGMKDTTQEIVSSETTTVYMVDFVTADGQKVTNHKWVTESELRPLE is encoded by the coding sequence ATGTTTATCAAGAATTCTTGCGTTATTCAAGAATTTTTTAGTGTTTATCAAGAAATTCTTTCCGGTTTTCAAGAAATTCTTTACGTTTTTCAAGAAATTCTACATGTATATCAAGAATCATGCGTTATTCAAGAATTTTTTAGTGTTTATTATACTTCTTCACACGACGGAGAAAGGGTTGAAAATCATAAATGGATTGTACATGAGGAATTGGACAATATTGGAGAGGGTGTGTTGAAGCCAGGGACTGAAGTAACTACCTCTGCAGAGCACATGATAGGTATGAAGGATACGACGCAAGAAATTGTCTCATCTGAAACGACAACCGTGTATATGGTTGATTTTGTTACGGCAGATGGTCAGAAAGTAACGAACCATAAATGGGTGACTGAGAGTGAATTAAGGCCATTAGAGTAG
- a CDS encoding substrate-binding domain-containing protein, producing MRRKIATIVIAIICVVLFYYTVESAVRVFRTDWQLPEKSEQQSLNNRLVLITQELDTPFWEQVSSGAKMQAEKDGASLEVWGSYENNNEEFLKQIEIAIYSKVDGIIVQGLDTDEFKELTKVKAASYGIPVITVANDVPMAESLRKTYVGSNQRLAGEFIAKQLVDDMGAFGEVILIFDSSGEYYQTQRLEGIRDYLKSFPNVKIFEVETSDTKEQVTATMKDLLNRMPNVDAFVAVNANFAGDMIEEIERRSNVEPYFIYSFDDDPASLSLLLQGKLDGMIEQSPYTMGELSVNLMMKWLNEEVYPLDLNGYLTDIRMVKAVDLQ from the coding sequence ATGAGAAGAAAAATCGCTACAATTGTAATCGCTATCATATGTGTTGTGCTTTTTTATTATACCGTTGAGTCGGCTGTTCGGGTGTTTCGGACGGATTGGCAATTGCCGGAGAAGTCAGAGCAACAGTCTTTGAATAATCGTCTCGTGTTGATTACACAAGAACTTGATACGCCTTTTTGGGAACAAGTGAGTAGCGGTGCGAAAATGCAAGCTGAAAAGGATGGAGCAAGCTTAGAGGTGTGGGGGAGCTACGAGAACAATAATGAGGAATTTTTAAAGCAAATTGAAATTGCTATATATTCTAAAGTGGACGGTATCATTGTTCAAGGGTTAGATACTGATGAATTTAAGGAATTAACGAAGGTGAAGGCAGCTTCCTACGGAATTCCGGTCATCACCGTTGCAAATGATGTACCGATGGCAGAAAGTCTACGAAAGACGTACGTAGGATCTAATCAGCGTTTAGCTGGAGAGTTCATCGCCAAACAGCTCGTTGATGATATGGGAGCATTCGGTGAAGTCATTCTTATTTTTGATAGCAGTGGAGAATACTATCAAACGCAGCGTTTAGAGGGCATACGCGATTACTTGAAGAGTTTCCCGAACGTGAAGATATTCGAAGTAGAAACAAGTGATACAAAAGAGCAGGTTACTGCTACGATGAAGGACTTGTTAAATCGTATGCCAAATGTGGACGCTTTTGTTGCTGTGAATGCAAATTTTGCGGGAGATATGATTGAGGAAATCGAAAGACGTTCGAACGTTGAGCCTTATTTTATATACTCTTTTGATGACGATCCAGCGTCGTTATCGCTTCTTTTACAAGGAAAGCTCGATGGGATGATCGAGCAATCTCCTTACACGATGGGAGAGCTTAGCGTGAATCTCATGATGAAATGGCTGAATGAAGAGGTTTATCCACTTGATTTGAATGGCTATCTCACGGATATTCGGATGGTAAAGGCTGTGGATTTACAATGA
- a CDS encoding effector binding domain-containing protein has protein sequence MNYVQLIQNTLDYIDENIIEDITVEALAKQAGFSTYHYYRVFTSIVGMPVMEYITRRKLQFALYDLRNGEKVLDTALKYGYETHAGFTKAFKKTFGYPPSFYRIHAPIGMPQRINLLNITENKTGGILMQPKIMERESFKIVGYEFKTTLRNNAHSRDIPSFWDKCNIEGKEAKLYETQQPPRHGEYGICVNTNMETDEFSYVLGVEVTDFQNVLDEMYQLEVPAATYAVFTTPPVKDEEFVASIQGTWKYILEEWFPGSGYEIDDKKLDFEFYDERCHPWEYDKFMMEIHVPIKKVK, from the coding sequence ATGAATTATGTTCAACTAATTCAAAACACATTAGACTATATTGATGAAAATATCATTGAAGATATAACTGTAGAAGCTTTAGCAAAACAAGCTGGCTTTTCCACGTATCATTACTATCGAGTTTTCACTAGTATAGTTGGAATGCCAGTAATGGAGTATATCACACGACGTAAGCTTCAATTTGCACTTTACGACCTCCGAAATGGTGAAAAAGTGTTGGATACAGCTTTAAAATATGGGTACGAAACACATGCCGGTTTTACAAAGGCGTTTAAAAAGACGTTTGGATATCCACCAAGCTTTTACCGTATCCATGCTCCTATTGGCATGCCGCAAAGAATAAATCTATTAAATATAACGGAGAATAAGACTGGAGGAATTTTAATGCAGCCGAAAATTATGGAAAGAGAATCATTTAAAATAGTAGGATATGAGTTTAAAACTACATTACGAAATAATGCACATTCAAGAGACATTCCTTCTTTTTGGGACAAATGTAATATTGAAGGAAAAGAAGCGAAGCTATACGAGACGCAACAACCGCCGAGACATGGGGAATACGGAATATGTGTAAATACAAATATGGAAACAGATGAGTTTTCTTATGTGTTAGGGGTTGAGGTGACAGACTTCCAAAACGTTCTAGATGAAATGTATCAATTAGAAGTACCAGCCGCAACTTACGCCGTTTTTACAACCCCACCTGTTAAAGACGAAGAGTTCGTTGCCTCTATACAAGGGACTTGGAAATATATATTAGAGGAATGGTTTCCGGGATCCGGCTATGAAATTGATGACAAGAAGCTAGATTTTGAGTTTTATGATGAACGTTGCCATCCTTGGGAATATGATAAATTTATGATGGAAATTCATGTTCCTATCAAAAAAGTAAAATAA
- the zupT gene encoding zinc transporter ZupT, with product MTENLLLAFGLTLMAGLATGIGSILAFFTTTTNTKFLSLSLGFSAGVMIYVSFMEIIVKAQDALVASMGEVFGNWMTVGGFFGGMLLIALIDKFIPKQGNPHELKKVEDMNDEEKKEANKSNLLKMGTFTALAIAIHNFPEGIATFTSALQDPSLGIAIAIAIAIHNIPEGIAVSVPVYYATGDRKKAFKLSFLSGISEPIGALAAYFILMPFLNDIMFGFIFAAVAGIMVFISLDELLPAAKKFDEAHLSIYGLIGGMAVMAVSLLLFI from the coding sequence TTGACCGAAAATTTATTGTTAGCGTTTGGTTTAACGCTAATGGCAGGTCTGGCAACCGGAATAGGAAGTATTTTGGCTTTCTTTACAACAACAACAAACACAAAGTTTCTTTCTCTTTCACTTGGATTTTCAGCTGGTGTCATGATTTATGTTTCATTCATGGAAATTATCGTGAAAGCACAGGATGCGCTAGTTGCTTCGATGGGTGAAGTATTTGGAAATTGGATGACAGTTGGTGGATTTTTTGGAGGAATGTTACTTATTGCATTAATTGATAAGTTTATTCCGAAACAAGGAAACCCCCATGAACTAAAAAAAGTAGAAGATATGAACGATGAGGAGAAAAAAGAAGCAAATAAATCAAATTTATTAAAAATGGGGACGTTCACGGCGTTAGCCATTGCGATTCATAACTTCCCAGAAGGTATTGCAACGTTTACGTCTGCCCTACAGGATCCGTCTTTAGGAATAGCGATAGCGATTGCGATTGCCATTCATAATATCCCAGAAGGTATTGCTGTTTCCGTACCAGTTTATTATGCAACAGGGGATAGAAAAAAAGCATTTAAGTTATCCTTTCTGTCTGGCATATCCGAACCAATAGGTGCGCTTGCAGCTTATTTTATATTAATGCCTTTTTTAAATGACATTATGTTTGGCTTTATCTTTGCAGCAGTAGCAGGTATTATGGTCTTTATATCACTCGATGAATTACTGCCAGCTGCTAAAAAATTTGACGAAGCACATCTTTCAATTTATGGTCTGATTGGCGGAATGGCTGTCATGGCCGTCAGTCTATTATTATTCATTTAA
- a CDS encoding CarD family transcriptional regulator: MFQIGESIIYPMHGAGIIKAIEEKEISGKKQQYYVIKMLIGNMQVMIPTGKILSSSIRPVTDIIALKHIIHIFQHGESDRLLPWKQRYKVNTDKIKTGKIQECAEVVRDLLRMKKEKVLNTSEKKMLDNAHEFLISELVCIKGITENQIKSFQ, encoded by the coding sequence TTGTTTCAAATTGGCGAAAGCATTATTTATCCAATGCACGGAGCAGGTATAATTAAAGCCATAGAAGAAAAGGAAATCTCAGGGAAAAAACAACAGTATTATGTCATAAAAATGCTAATCGGTAATATGCAAGTCATGATTCCTACGGGTAAAATATTGAGTTCAAGTATACGCCCTGTTACTGACATAATCGCATTAAAACACATCATACACATTTTTCAGCATGGAGAATCAGATAGATTACTGCCGTGGAAACAAAGGTATAAAGTGAACACGGACAAAATAAAAACGGGTAAAATACAAGAATGTGCTGAAGTTGTACGTGATTTACTACGTATGAAGAAAGAAAAAGTACTTAATACAAGCGAAAAAAAAATGTTAGATAACGCACATGAATTTTTGATTAGTGAACTGGTATGCATTAAAGGGATTACTGAAAATCAAATAAAAAGTTTCCAATAA
- a CDS encoding sugar MFS transporter, whose amino-acid sequence MEAENQPINFKKPLFRVSPKLNYYILLSIVFGGFLIFGLSENIKGPAIPVIQHDFNLNQSQLGILLALNSLGYLLACAYTSVLSDRIGVKWTGIIAFVSMALAGVFIYLSTNYVFLSASFFFLYVGNGMLEIGLGIMAARIFTKNTGAMMNLAHFFYGLSSTVAPTMAASMMGWNLYGAEMSWRGVYFLILLLSLLPIVPSLFGKFPGEVTDEQATTSYRSLVRDPIAWLIVAILSFGVVSELSIGSWLVHFLVNAYTWDLDSASWMLSMFFLFFMLSRLFLGPLTDRIGFTLSIAIFSAFSGSCGLLGLMIGEKGAILFAVSGVGIALIYPTVMAIIAKRYAKGTGTAITFTVTLLGIASVLGNLLIGFIIDIVTVMYSARGEVAAEVIGLKVGYGFISSLAIVCSVCSFILYRMLKKKNQLI is encoded by the coding sequence ATGGAAGCAGAAAATCAACCTATCAATTTTAAAAAACCACTTTTCAGGGTAAGTCCAAAGCTTAATTATTATATTTTACTGAGTATCGTATTTGGGGGCTTCCTCATTTTTGGTTTATCAGAAAATATTAAAGGACCGGCTATTCCTGTCATACAGCATGATTTTAATTTAAATCAATCTCAGCTTGGTATTTTATTAGCTTTAAATTCGTTGGGATATTTGCTTGCATGTGCGTATACTTCCGTGCTCAGTGATAGGATTGGTGTCAAGTGGACAGGCATTATAGCTTTTGTATCGATGGCTCTGGCCGGTGTTTTTATCTATCTTTCTACCAATTATGTCTTTTTATCGGCTTCATTCTTTTTCTTATATGTTGGCAACGGGATGCTCGAAATAGGGTTAGGAATCATGGCGGCACGAATCTTTACGAAAAACACTGGTGCAATGATGAATCTTGCGCATTTCTTTTATGGTCTTAGTTCAACCGTAGCTCCAACTATGGCAGCATCGATGATGGGCTGGAATTTATATGGGGCGGAAATGAGCTGGCGAGGCGTGTATTTTCTTATTTTATTATTATCGCTTTTGCCTATTGTTCCATCGTTATTCGGAAAATTTCCGGGAGAAGTGACTGATGAACAAGCAACAACGTCATATCGATCTCTTGTTCGCGACCCGATAGCATGGCTGATTGTAGCCATTTTGTCATTCGGAGTGGTGTCAGAACTATCGATTGGAAGCTGGCTTGTTCATTTTTTAGTAAATGCCTATACATGGGATTTAGATTCAGCATCATGGATGTTGTCTATGTTTTTCCTATTCTTTATGCTTAGTAGACTCTTTTTAGGGCCGCTTACAGACAGAATCGGGTTTACATTATCGATTGCCATTTTTTCAGCTTTCTCGGGTTCATGTGGATTACTCGGATTAATGATTGGTGAAAAAGGCGCCATCTTATTCGCTGTTTCAGGAGTAGGGATCGCACTTATCTACCCTACAGTGATGGCCATTATAGCTAAACGATATGCTAAAGGCACAGGCACTGCTATCACATTTACGGTTACATTATTGGGAATTGCCAGTGTGCTTGGTAATCTTTTAATTGGCTTTATTATTGATATAGTCACGGTTATGTATAGCGCAAGGGGTGAAGTAGCGGCTGAGGTAATTGGGTTAAAAGTAGGGTATGGATTTATCTCATCATTAGCGATTGTATGTTCAGTTTGCAGCTTCATCTTATATAGAATGTTAAAGAAGAAAAATCAATTGATTTAA
- the cspC gene encoding cold shock protein CspC encodes MEQGTVKWFNAEKGFGFIERENGDDVFVHFSAIQSDGFKSLDEGQKVTFDVEQGARGAQAANVQKAS; translated from the coding sequence ATGGAACAAGGTACAGTTAAATGGTTTAATGCAGAAAAAGGTTTTGGTTTTATCGAACGTGAAAATGGAGACGACGTATTCGTACACTTCTCTGCAATCCAAAGTGACGGCTTCAAATCTTTAGACGAAGGACAAAAAGTAACGTTTGACGTTGAGCAAGGTGCTCGTGGAGCTCAAGCTGCTAACGTTCAAAAAGCTTCTTAA
- a CDS encoding sensor histidine kinase gives MNSIQKKIWGLALIVLLIMAAIWSSLIYYNQKMQDQYNNILERYLIMNEVTITSQQIVTALNNYLLTPTADNYEIITRSREDIQNMKYEVADFINDENEFALTNYVNLIDSLVETTDRSLMFHAEAETESSVKAFIEAEHISNYISDMTLTLIDTELKTYDRFYRAIITQSQELKQLGFGLLLFITILLLLFTYWFSLRITKPVEKLTHAASELSKGQFDLKIEVDSKDEIAFLAKTFDRMRVNINNLISEIQKKAQLEKELQQSKLLLKESQLRSLQSQINPHFLFNTLNTLSKKAYMEGSEETSDLLVSVADLLRYNLKYLDKSMTLFDEVKVLTQYIEIQKARYTDRLTFRTDIDESCLGLEIPGLTLQPIVENAVIYAVEPQVDGGVITFRVKDEGDRVTVEVEDDGPGMTDDTIQQILEEKLATTKGHATGIGLSNVVKRLRLYNGRDDVMKIESKVGKGTKVILYIFKERGVDQDGENTNRG, from the coding sequence ATGAATAGTATACAGAAGAAAATCTGGGGGCTTGCTCTAATTGTACTCCTGATAATGGCTGCCATTTGGAGCTCACTTATTTACTATAACCAAAAAATGCAAGATCAATATAATAATATTTTAGAACGATATTTAATCATGAACGAAGTTACGATTACAAGTCAGCAAATTGTAACAGCGTTAAACAATTACTTGCTTACCCCTACTGCGGATAATTATGAAATAATCACGCGAAGTAGGGAAGATATTCAAAATATGAAATATGAGGTTGCCGATTTTATTAATGACGAAAACGAATTCGCGTTGACTAACTATGTTAATTTAATAGATAGTCTTGTTGAAACGACGGATCGTTCCTTGATGTTTCATGCAGAGGCAGAAACGGAGAGCTCCGTTAAAGCATTTATCGAGGCGGAACATATTTCTAATTACATTTCTGACATGACGCTTACTTTGATTGATACAGAACTCAAGACATACGACCGTTTTTATCGCGCTATTATTACCCAATCACAAGAGTTGAAGCAGTTAGGCTTTGGGTTGCTTTTATTTATTACGATTTTACTGTTGCTTTTCACGTATTGGTTTTCACTACGTATTACAAAGCCTGTGGAAAAGCTGACACATGCAGCAAGTGAGTTATCAAAAGGACAGTTTGATTTAAAGATTGAAGTAGATTCGAAGGATGAAATTGCTTTCTTAGCAAAGACGTTTGACCGTATGCGGGTTAATATTAACAACCTAATTTCAGAGATTCAAAAGAAAGCACAACTAGAAAAGGAACTACAGCAGAGTAAACTTCTATTAAAAGAAAGTCAGCTTCGTAGCTTGCAAAGTCAAATCAATCCACATTTTTTGTTTAATACTTTGAATACGCTTTCGAAAAAGGCCTATATGGAAGGTTCAGAGGAAACAAGTGACCTTCTCGTAAGTGTGGCCGATTTGTTGCGTTATAACTTAAAGTACTTAGACAAGTCGATGACACTTTTTGATGAAGTAAAAGTGCTAACGCAATATATTGAAATTCAAAAAGCAAGATACACGGATAGACTTACGTTTCGCACAGACATTGATGAATCCTGTCTAGGTCTCGAAATTCCTGGACTTACGCTACAGCCGATTGTTGAAAACGCTGTTATCTATGCTGTTGAGCCTCAAGTAGACGGTGGTGTTATAACGTTTCGGGTCAAAGATGAAGGTGATCGAGTGACAGTTGAGGTGGAGGACGATGGTCCAGGTATGACAGATGATACAATACAACAAATTTTGGAGGAGAAACTTGCTACGACAAAGGGACATGCTACTGGCATCGGTCTAAGCAATGTCGTAAAGCGCCTTCGCCTTTATAATGGTCGTGATGATGTGATGAAGATTGAAAGTAAAGTAGGCAAAGGAACAAAAGTAATACTTTATATTTTTAAGGAGAGGGGAGTCGATCAAGATGGTGAAAATACTAATCGTGGATGA
- a CDS encoding ribose-phosphate pyrophosphokinase has product MEYKVNSNFKLFSLNSSQTLTKEVAKILGCEIGKVSATHFSDGEIKLEIQESVRGKEVFVVQSTSHPVNDHIIELLIMIDALKRAAADSINVVVPYYSYARQDRIAGPREPITAKLVANLLQKAGATRVVTMDFHAPQIQGFFNIPVEHLIAIPIFQEYFQNKNLEDVIVVAPHNGTVARARRLAERLGVPIALIDRRNSERDMPESMDIVGDIEGKNCIIVDDMVDTGTNITTSANALAQKGAKEVYACCTHAILSGSAVSKIQASELKELIVTNTIELPDEMLTSKIKTLSVAPLFVEAIDRIHHKKAVSPLFE; this is encoded by the coding sequence ATGGAATATAAAGTTAATAGTAATTTTAAATTGTTTTCATTAAATTCAAGTCAAACACTAACTAAAGAAGTAGCCAAGATTTTAGGCTGTGAAATTGGAAAAGTCTCTGCTACTCACTTTAGTGATGGTGAAATTAAGCTTGAGATACAAGAAAGCGTACGTGGAAAAGAGGTATTTGTAGTTCAATCCACTTCACATCCAGTTAATGATCATATTATTGAACTGCTAATCATGATTGATGCATTGAAGAGAGCAGCAGCTGATTCAATTAATGTTGTGGTCCCATATTACAGCTATGCCCGACAAGACCGAATAGCTGGTCCCCGAGAGCCTATTACTGCGAAACTAGTTGCAAACCTTCTGCAAAAAGCAGGTGCAACAAGAGTTGTCACAATGGACTTTCATGCACCTCAAATTCAAGGTTTTTTTAACATTCCTGTAGAGCATTTAATCGCAATCCCCATTTTTCAAGAATATTTTCAGAATAAAAACCTCGAGGATGTCATTGTAGTTGCTCCACATAATGGTACCGTAGCAAGAGCTAGAAGATTAGCAGAAAGACTAGGTGTACCGATTGCTTTAATAGATAGAAGAAATTCAGAGCGGGATATGCCGGAGAGTATGGATATAGTAGGGGATATAGAAGGGAAAAATTGTATTATTGTAGATGATATGGTCGATACAGGTACTAACATTACAACATCTGCGAATGCTCTGGCGCAAAAAGGAGCTAAAGAGGTATATGCATGTTGCACGCATGCCATTCTATCCGGATCAGCTGTAAGTAAAATACAAGCATCTGAACTTAAAGAGTTAATTGTCACTAACACGATTGAACTCCCTGACGAAATGCTTACATCAAAGATTAAGACTTTATCAGTTGCCCCATTATTTGTAGAAGCAATAGACAGAATTCATCACAAAAAGGCCGTCAGCCCATTATTTGAATAG